The stretch of DNA GCAATATCCACTATTCCAAAAATAAGATATTTCACCATAAAAACACCTCCTCTATTATAATAAAAAGTTTATATAATCTAATAAGAAAATGAGTAGGTGTCATATTAGTCCTCACTGATAATTGTAATATGATAAACCAGTATTTGCTATTATTTTATCTTAAAATTAAAATTATGTCAAGTTTAGTTGATTAAATACATTTGTATTTTTTAATTGTTTACATTTAGTAATTTGTCAATTAATTTTGTTAATTTTATTTTTTTAATATAAAAAAGAACTAATATCCAATTACAGTAGATTGAAAGGATATCAGTTCTTATTATTTACAATTTACAATAAATTTATTCTTGTTTATGGAAATTATTTTTCTTCAGACTTTGATTTTTTATCTGATTTTACTTCTACTTTTGTTGCCAATGGTAGATTATGTTTTGCTCTAATTTGATTTTCTACATCTAATGCAACATCCTCATTATCTTTTAAGTATAATTTAGCATTTTCTCTACCTTGCCCTAATCTAATATCACCATATGAGAACCAAGCTCCACTTTTTTGTATTATTCCTTCTTTAACTCCAACGTCAACTATATTTCCTGTTCTTGAAATACCTTCATTGTACATAATATCAAATTCAGCTTGTTTAAATGGTGGTGCTACTTTATTTTTCATTACTTTGACTCTAGTTCTATTACCTACTATTCCTTCGCCTTGCTTTATTGAGTCTATTCTTCTAACATCTAATCTAACTGAAGAATAGAACTTTAAAGCTCTTCCCCCTGTAGTTGTTTCTGGATTACCAAACATAACTCCAACCTTTTCTCTTAATTGGTTTATAAAGATTGCTACGCATCCTGTTTTTTGTATAGTTCCAGTTAATTTTCTTAAAGCTTGTGACATAAGTCTTGCTTGAAGACCTACGTGAGAATCTCCCATTTCACCTTCTATTTCCGCTCTAGGTACTAAAGCTGCAACTGAGTCTATTACTATAACATCAATAGCTCCTGAACGTACTAAAGCCTCTGCTATTTCAAGACCTTGCTCTCCTGTATCTGGTTGTGAAACTATAAGACTTTCAGTATCTACCCCTAAATTTCTAGCATAACTTGGATCTAAAGCATGTTCTGCATCTATAAATGCTACTGCTCCACCATTCTTTTGTGATTCTGCAGCTATATGTAATGCTACTGTAGTTTTACCTGAACTTTCTGGTCCATATATTTCAATTATTCTTCCTTTAGGAACTCCGCCAATTCCTAAAGCAATATCTAAATCAAGGCATCCAGTTGAAATAGCATCAACATTTAAAGAACTATCTGCTCCTAATTTCATTACTGACCCTTTACCAAATTGTTTTTCTATTTGGCTCATAGCACTTTCTATGGCCTTTAACTTTTCTGTATCTATATTACTCATAAAGCACCTTCCTCTCCATCTCGAACATTTGTTCTAAATAAATTATAGTCCATTTTTAAAATTAAGTCAACTATATACATTAAAAAATATTTATAATAAAAGTCCCATCTAATTTCTAGGTGGAACTTTTATTATGATTATATCCTATTATTTTATTTTTAATCTATTTATTTGAATTAATTACTTTTTTATTTTTTCTAAAATAATCATATCCTGAAACTATAGTTATAGCCACAGCTAAAAGTAATAAATATTTTGGAGCATATGTAATTAATCCTCTAAACAATTCATTTCTTATAGCTAAATCAGTTAAATAAGCTGATGAACCTACATTTACTTGTAGTAATAATGTTACTATAGCTATTATTTGAATTACTGTTTTTATTTTTCCCCACCAACTAGCTGCTATAACTTTGCCTTCTGATGCAGCTATTGTTCTAAGGCCTGATACTGCAAATTCTCTAGCTATTATTATTACTGCTGCCCATGATGGTACAACTTGAAGTTCAACTAAAGATATTAATGCTGCAGTAACTAAAAGCTTATCTGCTAAAGGATCCATGAATTTTCCAAAGTTTGTTATTTGATTTCTACTTCTTGCAATATATCCATCTAATTGATCTGTAAGTGATGCAATTACAAAAATAAATGTTGCAATTATAGTTCCATAAGGAATCCCTTTTACTGCTATAAAAACTAAAAATAATGGTACTAAAAATATTCTTAGCATAGTTAATTTATTTGCTAAATTCATTATATACCTCTCCTATTAAATCATACTCTAAAGCTTCTATTATTTTTACTTTAATTATATCACCTTTATTTAAATTTTCATCTGACTTTACATATATAACTCCATCTATTTCTGGAGCCATTTCTGAACTTCTTCCTATGAAATATTTACCTTTTCTTCCTTCTATTATAGTATCATAAACTTTTGAAACTTTCAATTTGTTTAAGCCTTCAGATACTATTTTTTGAACGTCCATCAATTCTCTTTCTCTAACATCTTTAACTTCTTCTAAAACTTGATTATCCATTTTAGAAGCAGGTGTTCCTTCTTCTTGTGAATATTTAAATACGCCTACATTATCAAGTTTAAAGTCTTTTAAAAATTCTTTTAACTCTTCAAATTCCTCTTTTGTTTCTCCTGGGAATCCTACTATTAAAGACGTTCTTAAAACCACGCCAGAAACCTTTTCTCTTAATCTATTTATCTTAGATATTATAGTTTGTTTATTTGTTTTTCTTGCCATTCTTTTTAAAATATTATCATTTATATGTTGAATTGGTAAGTCTAAATATTTTACGACCTTATCATTAGTTGCAATTTCATCTATTAATTCTTCTGTTATTTCTTCAGGATAACAATAAAGTAATCTTATCCATTCTACACCCTCTATTTTAGACATTTCTGAAATAAGTTCGTGTAACTTTTTCTCATTATATATGTCTATTCCATAACAAGTTAAATCTTGAGCTATAAGTATAAATTCCTTAACTCCTTGACTTGAAAGTGACTTTACTTCTTCAAGTATATTTTCCATCTTTCTACTTCTAAATTTACCTCTTATTTTAGGTATAATGCAATAGGTACAAAAATTATTACATCCTTCAGCTATTCTTACATATGCTGTATGCTTATCTGTTGTTAATAATCTTATGCCTTCATTTATATTATTATCACTATATTCTGCTGATGAAATTCGCTTTTCTTCTTTTATAAATTGCATTATAAGTTTGTGTAATTTCATATAGTCATTAACACCCATTAATATATCTATCTCAGGCATTAACTCTAAAAGCTCATCTCCATATCTTTGAGTTAAGCAACCTGTTGCAATTAACATCTTACATTTATATTTCGTCTTATATTCTGCCATCTCTAATATAGTATCTATCGATTCCTGTTTTGCCTTTTCTATAAATCCACAAGTATTTACTATTATTATATCTGCTTCTTTTGGATCATTTGTTATTTCATAATGCTTATTTATAGATCCTAATATAAGTTCTGAATCTACTCTATTTTTATCACAGCCTAAGCTAACCATTCCTACTTTAAATTTTTGCAACCTTGTTTCCTCCTGTGTTGTGTACTTTCTAAATTAAACATAAATTAATTTTAATGTAACAATGACATATTTACAAGTTTTTTTAATCTTCTAAACCTAATTCTTCTTTTGAAATCAATACCTGCCTTGGTTTACTTCCATCCTTTGAAGATATTATGCCTCTTTCTTCTAATTCATCCATTATTCTAGATGCTCTATTAAATCCTATTCTTAATTTTCGTTGAAGAAAAGATGTTGATGCTTGACTATATTCTACAACTATATTAATAGCTTCATTTAAAAGTTCATCTGTATCACCTTCTGAATCATTACTATGAGAGTTACTATTTGACACTCCATTTTCTATGTGTTCAATTATTTCTTCCTTATAAATAGTTTCCTCTTCTCTATCTTTAACAAATGAAACAACTTTTTCAACTTCATCTTCATCAATAAAAGCTCCTTGAACTCTTAAAGGCTTACTTTCACCTATTGGATAATATAACATATCCCCTCTACCTAATAATTTTTCAGCTCCTGTTGAATCTAGTATAGTCCTTGAATCTACCCCTGAAGATACTGCAAAGGATATTCTAGATGGTATATTAGCCTTAATTACACCAGTTATAACATCAACTGAAGGCCTTTGAGTTGCAATTATTAAATGCATTCCAGCTGCTCTTGCCATTTGAGCTAATCTACATATATAATCTTCTACATCATTTGGACATGCCATCATTAAATCTGCAAGTTCATCTACTATCATTACTATATAAGGAAGCTTCTCCTCTATCATTCCTTTTTCAAATAAAGCATTATAACTTTCTACATTTCTAACTGATGAATCAGCAAAAAGTTTATATCTTCTAGTCATTTCATTTACAGCCCAATTTAAAGCTGCAGCAGCCTTTTTGGGGTCTGTAACTACTGGTATTAATAAATGTGGTATTCCATTATATACACTAAGCTCTACTACTTTAGGGTCTATCATTAAAAGTTTAACTTCCTCTGGGCTATATTTATATAGTAAACTTATTATTAATGCATTTATACATACTGATTTACCAGAGCCTGTAGCTCCTGCAATTAACATATGAGGCATTTTACTTAAATCTCCAACAACACATTTCCCTGCAATGTCTTTTCCTAAAGCAAAAGCTAATCTATTATTTGAGTTTTTAAATTCTTTAGAGTCTAATACCTCTCTTAAAAATACTGGTGTTTGCTTTCTATTTGGAACTTCAATTCCTATAGCCGCTTTACCTGGTATTGGTGCTTCCATTCTTACTCCACTTGCAGCTAAACCCAACGCTATATCGTCTTGAAGATTTACTATTTTAGATACTTTAACTCCAGGACTTGGTTGAATCTCAAATCTTGTAACTGATGGCCCTTTAGTTACTTGTACAACCTTTGCATCTACTCCAAAGTCATTTAATATCCCTTCAAGTTTATTTGCATTTTCTATAAGTTCTTTTTTATCTTCACTTTTCAATCTCATTTTAGAATTTATATTTAGAAGATCTACTGTTGGATAATGGTATATTTTTTCTTCTATTTTAGTTTCTGAGGATATATTATCTTCTATTTCTTTAGTCATAACCTCTTTTGACTCATCATCAAGTTTTCCCTTTTTAACATGTCTTTCTATAGGTTTTGTATCTTCTTTTAATGCCTTATTGTCATCATCAAAAACCTTTATATCAAAAGGATTCTTTATTGATTTATCCGTAGCAATCTCCCTAGAAGAAATGTCTTCAATAGTTGGAACATCTTCTAAGGATGATGATTTCATAAAATCTAATATTTTTATTTTATTATTTATACCATTAATAAACTCTTCTCTTTCTTTATCTTGTACCTTAGGAACTACGTTAACTAAATCATTCTTTGTTTGTATCGTAGTTTCATCACTTACTTTATTTTCTATTTTTCTGCTTTTTTTATTTAATTTTGCTTTTGAATGTTCATCTTTAAAATACATAATAACATCATACAAAGTAATATCAAAAACTAATATAATTCCTATAAATCCTAATGTTATATAAAGTACATATGATCCTAAATAACCTAATAATTGACTTAGTGGATACGCTATCATATATCCTATAAGTCCACCATGCAATCCACCTTGTAATATAACATTCTTTAAAGTCTCACTAAAGCCTTCTCTGCTATTCATAACATTAAGATTTCCAGTTGAACATCCTAAAATTATTATAAATGCAACCATAGTAACTCCAAAAAACCTTCTTGAAAACTGTATAGTTCCTTTACTTAAAATACTATCTATTCCAAAGTAAACTAAGTAAGCTGGAAGTATAAAAGCTCCAACTCCCAATAAATTATATATTACTTTTCTAGAAAATATAGATAATGCCCCTGCCCAAGTTGTGTATATAGCAATAGCTAATAATATTCCTGTAGATATATATATTATCCCCTTAATATCTCCATTTTCTTTATTCTTACTTGTTTGTTTCCCTTTCGCAGCTTTGGTATTGTTCCCTTTCCCCCTAGCCAATCTATCACCTCGTTTTAAACCTATTCCATATTATGTTAATTTGTCTTTTGCATAATAATATTATACCTCGTAGTTCTAAAAAAACAACTATTATGTATTATACCACATAAAAATAAAGTATACTAAAAAATAGTCACCTGCTAAGCAGATGACTATAAAAAACGAAATTATTCCTTTATATTTTGTTTTTCTATAAGTTCTCTCAATTTATCTATAGCATCTTTAATTCCACCAACTTCGTCTATAAGACCACATTCTACAGCTTGCTTTCCTATTAATATAGTTCCCATATCATTTAACAACTCATCTGATTTTAACATCATTTTTTTAAGTTCATCTTTATCTATTTTAGAAGTTCTTACTATAAAGTTGTCAATTCTCTCTTGCATCTTTTGGAAGTAATGAAAAGTTTGAGCTACTCCTATTACAAATCCATTCATCCTAACAGGGTGTATTATCATTGTTGCTGATGGAGTTATAAAGGAATAACTAGATGAAGTAGCTAGTGGTACTCCTATAGAATGTCCTCCACCTATTACTATTGATACTGTTGGTTTTGAAATAGAATTTATCATTTCTGCAATAGCAAGCCCTGCTTCTACATCTCCACCTACAGTATTCAAAATTATAAGTACTCCTTTTACTTTATCATTTCTCTCCATAGCTATTAATTGTGGAATTACATGTTCGTACTTTGTAGATTTAGTTTGTGGT from Clostridium chauvoei encodes:
- the recA gene encoding recombinase RecA; this encodes MSNIDTEKLKAIESAMSQIEKQFGKGSVMKLGADSSLNVDAISTGCLDLDIALGIGGVPKGRIIEIYGPESSGKTTVALHIAAESQKNGGAVAFIDAEHALDPSYARNLGVDTESLIVSQPDTGEQGLEIAEALVRSGAIDVIVIDSVAALVPRAEIEGEMGDSHVGLQARLMSQALRKLTGTIQKTGCVAIFINQLREKVGVMFGNPETTTGGRALKFYSSVRLDVRRIDSIKQGEGIVGNRTRVKVMKNKVAPPFKQAEFDIMYNEGISRTGNIVDVGVKEGIIQKSGAWFSYGDIRLGQGRENAKLYLKDNEDVALDVENQIRAKHNLPLATKVEVKSDKKSKSEEK
- the pgsA gene encoding CDP-diacylglycerol--glycerol-3-phosphate 3-phosphatidyltransferase, with the protein product MNLANKLTMLRIFLVPLFLVFIAVKGIPYGTIIATFIFVIASLTDQLDGYIARSRNQITNFGKFMDPLADKLLVTAALISLVELQVVPSWAAVIIIAREFAVSGLRTIAASEGKVIAASWWGKIKTVIQIIAIVTLLLQVNVGSSAYLTDLAIRNELFRGLITYAPKYLLLLAVAITIVSGYDYFRKNKKVINSNK
- a CDS encoding FtsK/SpoIIIE family DNA translocase, with the translated sequence MARGKGNNTKAAKGKQTSKNKENGDIKGIIYISTGILLAIAIYTTWAGALSIFSRKVIYNLLGVGAFILPAYLVYFGIDSILSKGTIQFSRRFFGVTMVAFIIILGCSTGNLNVMNSREGFSETLKNVILQGGLHGGLIGYMIAYPLSQLLGYLGSYVLYITLGFIGIILVFDITLYDVIMYFKDEHSKAKLNKKSRKIENKVSDETTIQTKNDLVNVVPKVQDKEREEFINGINNKIKILDFMKSSSLEDVPTIEDISSREIATDKSIKNPFDIKVFDDDNKALKEDTKPIERHVKKGKLDDESKEVMTKEIEDNISSETKIEEKIYHYPTVDLLNINSKMRLKSEDKKELIENANKLEGILNDFGVDAKVVQVTKGPSVTRFEIQPSPGVKVSKIVNLQDDIALGLAASGVRMEAPIPGKAAIGIEVPNRKQTPVFLREVLDSKEFKNSNNRLAFALGKDIAGKCVVGDLSKMPHMLIAGATGSGKSVCINALIISLLYKYSPEEVKLLMIDPKVVELSVYNGIPHLLIPVVTDPKKAAAALNWAVNEMTRRYKLFADSSVRNVESYNALFEKGMIEEKLPYIVMIVDELADLMMACPNDVEDYICRLAQMARAAGMHLIIATQRPSVDVITGVIKANIPSRISFAVSSGVDSRTILDSTGAEKLLGRGDMLYYPIGESKPLRVQGAFIDEDEVEKVVSFVKDREEETIYKEEIIEHIENGVSNSNSHSNDSEGDTDELLNEAINIVVEYSQASTSFLQRKLRIGFNRASRIMDELEERGIISSKDGSKPRQVLISKEELGLED
- a CDS encoding ClpP family protease; the encoded protein is MDEFFNKANLETDTNIEKEKEELDKAKEKREEIKEFGNANGVTPDESIQILPIIGQIEGHQVLPPQTKSTKYEHVIPQLIAMERNDKVKGVLIILNTVGGDVEAGLAIAEMINSISKPTVSIVIGGGHSIGVPLATSSSYSFITPSATMIIHPVRMNGFVIGVAQTFHYFQKMQERIDNFIVRTSKIDKDELKKMMLKSDELLNDMGTILIGKQAVECGLIDEVGGIKDAIDKLRELIEKQNIKE
- the rimO gene encoding 30S ribosomal protein S12 methylthiotransferase RimO: MQKFKVGMVSLGCDKNRVDSELILGSINKHYEITNDPKEADIIIVNTCGFIEKAKQESIDTILEMAEYKTKYKCKMLIATGCLTQRYGDELLELMPEIDILMGVNDYMKLHKLIMQFIKEEKRISSAEYSDNNINEGIRLLTTDKHTAYVRIAEGCNNFCTYCIIPKIRGKFRSRKMENILEEVKSLSSQGVKEFILIAQDLTCYGIDIYNEKKLHELISEMSKIEGVEWIRLLYCYPEEITEELIDEIATNDKVVKYLDLPIQHINDNILKRMARKTNKQTIISKINRLREKVSGVVLRTSLIVGFPGETKEEFEELKEFLKDFKLDNVGVFKYSQEEGTPASKMDNQVLEEVKDVRERELMDVQKIVSEGLNKLKVSKVYDTIIEGRKGKYFIGRSSEMAPEIDGVIYVKSDENLNKGDIIKVKIIEALEYDLIGEVYNEFSK